The DNA sequence TGGCTCCAATGTATAATGCTCATCGCATGGTGGAAGACTATGCGCGGTTTGCTTATTTGCCAGCTTATAAAAATTATTTGGCACTTTCTCGTAACGGTTTTGCCCCGGCCAAAGATCTGGCTGCCTGGAGAATGGAGTTAATGACCAAGTGGAGTGATGTGAAAATCAGGAATGTGCGCTCTCAAAGCTTTGACGAAATTTTTGCCGACGATAGGGTCCGGGTCGAGGCGGAACTCTTTATCAATGGCTTGCGCCCAGAGGATGTCAGGATGGAGATTTATGCCGGGGCAGTGGATGTGGAAGGCAATTTCACTGATCGCAAAACAGAAACCATGCAGTCCAAGAGTCAGACCGGTGATGGCTGGATTCTCTATGAAGGGTACATAACACCTGATAATACCGGCAGATTTGGCTTTACAGTCAGGGTCCTTCCTTCTCATCCACTTCTTTTAGACCCCCATTGCCTGGGCCTGATTCATTGGGCACAGTGACGCGTGAAAGAGGAAGTTAGGAAGTTGAGAAGAAAAGAAGTAAAGGCAGGCACAATACATAGCTTCTTTTCAACTACCAATCATCCTGGCTTCCCAGCCTCATAACCTCTTAGCTTTATCAAAATCAAAGTCGTGAGTGTGAAAAAGAAGATCAGGGCAGATATTTTATTATATGAACAGGGCTTGGCTGAATCCAGAGAAAAAGCCAAGCGACTGATTATGGCTGGCCAGGTTTTTATGGAAAAGGATGGCCGGCAGGTGCTTGTTGCCAAGCCTGGCCAGAGCGTTGATCCTGGAGTTCGTTTAAGACTCAAAGAACAGGATCGATTTGTCAGCCGAGGAGGCTATAAGCTGTTAACAGCCATAGAGCATTTTAAGGTGGAGGTTGACGGTAAAATCTGTCTGGATGTAGGCGCGTCAACCGGGGGGTTTACTGATTGTTTGCTCCAGATGGGCGCACAGAAAGTTTACGCTCTGGATGTAGGGCATGGTCAGTTGCACTGGAAGCTGCGGCAAGACCCGCGGGTGATCAACTTGGAAAAGATAAATATTCGGTATGCCCCGGCAGATTTGCTTCCAGAGCCGGTACATTTGATTGTTCTGGATTGTTCCTTTATTTCCTTACGCCTGACTTTGCCTGCGAGTCTGAAGTTTCTGGCTCCAGGAGGCGAGGTTATTGCCCTGGTTAAGCCTCAGTTTGAGGTGGGCCGGGGACAGACCGTTAAAGGTGTTGTCAAATCTCAGGAAAAGATAAATGAAGTTTTGAATGGTCTGGTTCATTTTGCACAAAATGAGCTTGGCCTTGAATTCTTGGGCTCTGTTCCGGCCATGATCAAGGGCCCAAAAGGGAATCAAGAATATTTGGTTTATTTTAAAGCAAAAGTATAGTGTGTGGATGTTAAACATTAGATGTTGGAGGTTAGGTAAAACAACTCAATAAAGCTGAAGCTCGGAGCTGAAAGCTTTTCTTTGGGTGGCAGTTAGTTTCAGTCATGACTCACGATTAAAAGCTTTGGGCCGCGATTTAAATTGAGCTTTTACTTAATAGAAGAGGGTAAGATATGCATAAAGTTTGTCTTACGAATCCAGAAACCAGAATCCAGAAGCCAAGAACAGAAAAGAGACTCAATAGAATCAGTCAGGTGCTGGCCAGACGGCAGAAAGATTTGACCCTGATTATTAATAATGTCCATGATCCGCATAATGTCTCAGCGATTTTACGCAGTTGTGATGCCTTTGGAGTGCAGAAGGTCCACCTTTATTATTCTCAGGAGGCCTTCCCTTGTCTGGGGAAAAAGTCTTCGGCTTCAGCCAAGAAATGGGTGGATTGTATAAGGCACAGACAAGCAGAGAAAATGGTTACCGAGCTCAAAGAACAGGGATTTAAACTGGTGGGCACCGGTTTTAGTGAGCGGGCTGTTCCCTTGACCGAATGGGATTTTACAAAACCCACAGCCGTTATTCTTGGCAACGAGCATAGAGGCATGGATGAAGAGTTGCTTGCTCTTGTACCTAATGAACTTTATATCCCCATGCAGGGCATGGTGCAAAGTTTGAATGTTTCTGTGGCTGCAGCCATAATCTTGTACGAGGCCTGGAGACAGAGACAGGCCAAGGGAATGTATGGCCAGCCGTCTTTTTCTGAAGAAGAACTTAAAGAGTTGTTTGAGCAATGGGCCATGAAGTGACGGAAGTTGGGAAAATGAGAAGTTAAGAAGATGGGGAAAAGATTGAAGGTAACAAGGGATGAATAAGGAAAATATTTATCTGATCGGGCCAAGGGCATGCGGGAAGACCACATTAGGCCAAGCCCTGGCTCATCGGCTTGATTTACCTTTTGTGGATACTGATATTTATATTCAAGATAAGATGGGCCAAAATATTTCGGAGATAGTGGCTGAGAAGGGATGGGACTATTTTCGAGATATAGAGGAACGATCGTTTAAGGAGATAAGTAGTCGTGGACCGCAGGTGGTTTCTACTGGCGGAGGGATAGTCTTACGCCCGGCCAACAGGGAGATTTTAAAGAGTTCCAGGTATGTATTTTATTTACATGGTCAGGTGGAGCTTCTGGCGCAAAGACTGAGAAAGGATAATGATAGCAATTTGCGCCCGGCTTTAACTGACCTCTCTCTGGAACAGGAGATAGAGGAAGTTTTAAGAGAAAGAGAGCCGCTTTATCGGCAATGTGCCAAGCTGGTTCTAGATGCCAGCCTGAATATTTCTGAACTTGTGGAGACGTGTGTAAAACAACTAAAAGGCTAAGAGGCGAAAATGGGTGATACGTTCGGTCGCTTTTTTACTTTGACTACGTTTGGGGAATCTCATGGTCCGGGCCTGGGTGGAGTAGTCCAGGGTTGTCCTGCAGGGATCCCTTTGTCTGAGGAAATAATTCAAAAGGAGCTGGATAAAAGAAAGCCCGGTCAGGGGATTTCTTCTACGACCAGAAAAGAAAAGGATCGGGTCAGGCTGCTCTCTGGTGTTTTTGAAGGGAAAACCACGGGGACGGCCATTGGTTTTTATATTGCTAACGAAGACCAAAGGTCCAGGGACTACAGCAAGATAAAAGATGTATTCAGGCCAGGCCATGGCGATTATACTTATACGCAAAAATTTGGAATCAGAGATTATCGGGGTGGAGGCAGGTCTTCAGGACGAGAGACAGTATCCCGAGTGGTAGGCGGAGCTATTGCTCAGGAAGTATTGCGTACCAGGGGAATCCATGTTTTTGCCTATACTGTAGAATTGGGAGGTATTTCTGTAGAGATAAAAGATATCCGGGCTGCAGAGACTTTACCATTTTTTAGTGCTGACAAAAACGTGGTCCCCAGGTGGGAGCAAAGGGTCAAGGAAGTTCGTGCAGACGGTGATACATTGGGCGGAATTGTAGAGATAATGGCCACGGGGGTCCCAGTGGGGTTGGGCGAGCCTGTGTTTGATAAATTGGATGCACGGCTGGCCTACGCTTTGATGAGTGTTGGGGCTGTAAAAGGGGTTGAGATCGGACAAGGGTTTCAGGCCCCAAGACTTCTGGGCAGTGAAAATAATGACCCTATTACCCCTGATGGTTTCGCAAGCAATAACAGCGGGGGGATATTGGCGGGCATTTCTTCTGGCCAGCCCATTATTTGCCGGGCAGCAGTAAAACCTATTCCTTCTATTGCCAAGCCACAGCAAACCATCAATAAGGATAATCAGCCTGTAGAGATCAATATTGGAGGTCGTCACGATATTTGCGCCATTCCCCGTATTGTTCCGGTACTTAAAGCTATGGTTCTCATGACTCTGGCTGACATGCTTCTTTTACATGAAGCAAGGCGTAGGTGGGTGAGTGGATAGTTAGCGTGTGGCTAAGTATTCTATGTCATTAACACAAGGCGTGCGGGAGATAACAAATTTTAGCGAACGCAGCAGACGAATAGCAGCGAGAGAATAATTTTTAAGTCAATGGAAAAGTTTATTGGGGCAAGATGATTTTTTTGTTTAAGAAGATAGTTTCCCGTCTGTTATTTCCCCTTCCTTTATGTGTGGAAATTTTGGGCCTGGGCCTATTGTGCCTGCTATTCAATAAAAAGCGAGCCGGCAAGATATTTATTTTTGTGGGCTTAAGTTTACTTACGGCAATGAGTGTAGGACCTGTAGCTGACAAGCTTCTTAGCCCTTTGGAGCATAAATATCGTCCGTTACAGGAAGTTCCTGAGGGTGTGGAATTCATAGTTGTTCTGGGGGGAGGTCATGATTCTGACCCTGCTCTGCCGCCTAACTCTCAGATTGGCCGTTCAGCATTGGCCAGGGTGGTGGAAGCCCTGCGTTTAAAAAACAAACTCCCCAAGGCAAAAATTATATTCTCCGGAGGCAGGTTAAACGACCCCCAGTCCAATGCTTTGGTTATGGCCCGGGTGGCCAGGATCTTGGGTTTGAAAGAACAGGACATCATTTTAGAAATAGAGTCTAAAGACACCAAAGACGAGGCCAGGTTGTTAAAAAACATGCTTCAAAACAAATCATTTGTCCTGGTTACCTCTGCTTCACATATGCATCGGTCCATGCTTTTATTTCAGGCCCAGGGCCTAAACCCCATTCCTTCTCCAACAGATTATTTAGCCAAGGAGAAGAAAAGATATAACCTCTGGGACTATTTCCCCAGTAGTGATGGCCTGGAAAAGATGGAACGAGTTTTTTATGAGTATTTAGGTATGGCCTGGGCCAGACTTAGAGGACAGATCTGATATGCTTTTCTCTTCCGGGGTACAAACTCCAATCTGGCTGCCGCCCTTGGTGGCCTCAATCATATCCTTTTTTACCTCTATGGGGGGTGTCTCCGGTGCTTTCCTTCTTCTTCCCTTTCAGATGAGTTTTCTTGGCTTTACTTCGCCGGCAGTGAGCGCGACTAATCAGCTTTTTAACATTGTGGCCATACCTCCTGGGGTCTATCGCTACCTTCAAGAAGGGCGGATGGTTTGGCCCCTGGCCTGGGTGGTTGTGCTGGGAACCTTGCCCGGTGTGTTTATCGGAGCCATTGTCCGGGTAGTATATCTGCCAGATCCCAAAAGTTTTAAGTTTTTTGTCGGGCTGGTGCTTCTCTATATCGGGGTTAAGATGATTAAAGAGTTGCTCAGGACCGGGGACGGGATGAAAAAGAGCAGCGAACAAAAGTTTGAGCAGTTGGTTAGGGAATTCAGGCAGAAAAAAAGAAACCTGGGAAGGGACTTGCCCATTGTTAAAGTACAAAAATTTTCTTTGAATAAAATCTGCTATGAATTTTACGGACAAAAATTTGAGTTTTCAACTTTAGGCATTTTTAGTTTGAGTTTTGCTGTGGGTATTATCGGAGGAGTCTATGGTATTGGCGGTGGCTCTATAGTTGCCCCGTTTTTTGTTTCATTTTTTCGCCTACCTGTTTATACCATCGCCGGGGCATCCCTGATGGGTACTTTTGTCACCTCCATTGCAGGGGTGATTTTTTATCAGGCTATTGCCCCTTTTTATCCTCACCAAGCAGTTTCTCCAGACTGGCTTTTGGGGCTTTTGTTTGGCCTTGGTGGCATGGTTGGGATGTACTTGGGAGCTCGTTGCCAGAAGTATGTTCCAGCCAGTTGGATCAAAGCTATGCTCAGCGTAATAATTTTCTTTACAGCCCTGAAATATGTCTGGGGATTTTTGAGGACGCTGGGAACTTAAACTTTAAAATACGGTTATTTGCATACCCATAGGGATACTTTGTCTAGATTTTTAAATATGTAAGAGCTGGTTGAGCCCATAAATAGTTTAGACATGGTGTTTTGATGCCCTCCTGTTCTACCCATGGCAATAACCGCATAATTATTGTTCAGGGCATGTTTTAGGATTGTATGGCCGGTGTTTTTGCCCCGGACGACCTTTACTTCTATCATATCCTCGGGATAGTGGTTACTTACCAGTTGTTTTTTGGTTTTGTTGATAATTTCACTAACAGCGGTGGAAGAATTGTTTTGAACATGGAAAATTGTAATCTTATGCTCTGTATGTTTTTGCATGATAAAACCTACATGGTCGGCCACGCAAAGGCTTTCTGGAGTCCCATCAGTGCACAAGAGAATGTTTTGACGATTTTTTTCTGGTTTACGACAGATCCAGAGGGGGAAGTCAATTTTTTTATTAAGGACCTGCTTACTTACACTATCTTCAATCAATTCTTCCAGAAGAGATATGCCTCTGCGTCCCAATAAGAGTGCATCATAGAAACCACTTCGGGCATAATATACAATATCCTGCGCAGTCGATGTTTGTCTGAATTGAAGGTCTTCTTTTATTTGTTCTGCACAAAATCCATATTCCAGCAACATGTTTTGGGCCTTGTGCAAGGTTTCAAAACCATGACGTTTATAGGTTGCGGCCAAGTGTTTGGCTTCTGTTACATTTTGTCCTGCGCTTGAATCCAGCACAATATTTTTCCTGGGATTAGGGGCAATATACAATAGATCTATAAGCAAATCTTTTTTGTTTTTAAAAAAATAAGCTAGAAAACATATGGCATATTGAACAGTGTAATCTTTACTGACAGTTATGAGTAGGTGTTTCTTCATGAGCTTTTTAGGTACGGGCCTTTAATGTGGCGTTGTTTTCGGCCTTTATCTGTTTGACTAAACGAGTTTATTAATCATAGTGCCGCGGCCTTCGTAGGCTGCACGCAAAATCGATGTCTGAAATTCCTGGTCTTGATTAACCAGGCTGTTTTGATATTGATTAGAATCCATACGGTCCAGTGTTTTCTGGATCAGTTGTGCCCCAAATTGATTTTGTTTGAGGCTTTGAGTGAACATCTCCATGGAGAAACTGGTTTGTACGTCCATATTCTCCTCCCAACTCAGGCCGAAAACAACACCTATTCTATTAATCGGATGATTTCACTAAATCAGTAGGGGAAAAAATCAGTTCTTGTCAAACCAGGTCCTTTGCGTTTAATGGATTCCAGATCTCAATTGTCCAATCTTGAAACCCTCCAAATCTTCTAACCATCTAATAATATGCAACGATTTAAGCTTGTTAGTGAATTTAAACCACAGGGAGATCAGCCCAAGGCTATTGATACTCTGGTTAGAAATATTGAGCAAGGGATTTCAGACCAGATTCTTTTAGGTGTGACTGGCTCTGGAAAGACTTTTACCATGGCCAATGTAATTGCCAGGTGCAACAGGCCCGCCTTGATTATGGCCCCGAACAAGACCTTGGCTGCTCAATTATTTAATGAGTTCAAGGAACTTTTTCCGCATAATGCCGTGGAATATTTTGTCAGCTACTATGATTATTATCAGCCAGAAGCCTATTTGCCTCACACGGACGTTTATATTGAAAAGGATTCCTCTATTAACGAGGATATTGATAAACTTCGCCACTCGGCCACCCATGCCCTGCTTACCCGGCGAGATGTGATTATTGTTGCTTCGGTTTCCTGCATTTACGGGCTGGGATCACCAGAATATTATGCTCAGATGGTCATCCCCGTTGAAGAGGGACAAAAAATTGGCCTGGAAGAGCTCATGTCCAGATTGATTGAAGTGCATTATGAGCGTAATGACTATGATTTTCATCGGGGCACTTTTAGGGTCAGGGGAGATGTATTGGAGATCATTCCCGCGTACAGGCATGAACAGGCTCTGCGTATTGAGTTCTTTGGAGATGAAATTGATGGTATATACGAGACAGATCCTTTGACCGGCGAGATAAAGGGGCAGATAAAAAAGACAATGATTTTCCCGGCCAGTCATTATGTATCAGACCAGGCCAATCTCAAGCGAGCCATGACCGCCATAAGGGAGGAACTCAGGGAAAGACTTCTCTGGTTCAAGAAACAAAACAAATTAGTAGAAGCCCAGCGTTTGGAGCAAAGGACACAGCTTGATCTGGAAATGATTGAGGAGATGGGCTATTGTAATGGGATAGAAAATTATTCAAGGCATCTGGATGGCCGAAAACCCGGTCAGCCTCCAGCCTGTTTGCTGGATTATTTTCCAAAGGATTTCCTTTTGTTTGTTGACGAATCGCATATCACCATCCCTCAGATAGGGGGGATGTATAGTGGGGATCGCTCCAGAAAGAAAACTTTAGTTGAATTTGGTTTTCGCTTGCCTTCAGCTTTGGATAACAGACCCTTAAACTTTGACGAATTTTTAGCCAGAATAGGCCAGACCGTTTATGTCTCAGCTACGCCTGGAGACTGGGAGTTGGAGAGGTGTGCAGGGGTTGTGGTCGAGCAGATTATTCGACCCACAGGATTGGTGGACCCGGAAGTGGAGGTTAGACCTACAAAAGGACAGATGGATGACCTGATGCATGAGTGTTTGATGCGAGCACAAAGAGATGAACGTGTGCTGGTGACTACACTGACAAAAAGGATGGCCGAAGACCTGACCGAATATTTGCAGGAAAGGGGTATCAAAAGCAAATACATGCACTCTGATATTGATACTCTGGAAAGGGTGGCCATTATCCAAGCCTTAAGACAGGGGGAATTTACGGTATTAGTGGGTATAAATCTTTTGCGTGAAGGTTTGGATTTGCCAGAGGTGTCACTGGTGGCTATTCTAGATGCAGATAAAGAGGGATTTTTACGCTCTTACCGTTCCCTTATCCAGACTTTTGGCAGGGCAGCAAGAAATATTTCAGGAAAAGTTATCATGTATGCTGACACCATTACCCGATCTATGCAAAAGGCTATGGAGGAGACAGAGCGGAGGCGTAATAAACAGATAGAATTTAATAAAGAGCACAATATTATTCCGCAGACCATTAGCAAGAAGAAAAGCAATGTCCTTTATGATTTTTATCATCAGGGTACGGATGTTTCTCAGGCTAGTGTAGCTGAAAATCTAACAGGGTATAATCTGACTCCGGAAGAAATAGAAAGGCGGATTAAAAATCTGGAAAAGCAGATGCGTCAACTTGCCAAAAATCTGGAATTCGAACAGGCTGCAAAGGTGAGGGATGAAATTTTTAGATTGAGGCAGATGTTGTTGGAGCTGTAAAATCGATTTATCAGTTAGGGACAAAAGACCAGGGGGCAAGAAGTTTGTATTTGGTTGGCTGTTCAAACATTAAACCATTTAATAAACTGCTCAACTATCAACAAGGATAGAGATTGAAAAAAATTGGTTTACTTGGCGGAAGTTTCAACCCAGTGCACATTGGGCATTTGCGTCTGGCTCTGGAAGTGGGAGAAAAAATGCATCTGGATGAGGTCCATCTGGTCCCGGCGTATATTCCTCCCCATAAACAGACGAAAAATGTTCTGCCTTTTGAGTGGCGGGTAAAGATGCTCGAACAGTCTATTTTGGGCGTGGACGGGCTAAAGTTAAACCTGATGGAAAAGGAAAGGCCGGAAGCATCCTATACTTATGTTACGTTAGAGAGCTTCTTGCGCCGTGAACCTGAAACTGAGCTTTTTTTTATCCTGGGCAGTCTTGATTTATTGACAGTCCCTCAATGGTTTAAAGGAAGAGAACTTCCCTATCTGGCCAATTTTGTTGTTGTCGACAGGCATGGTCAGACTGAAGATGAGATACATGAGTTTGTGACCAGCTTTTGGCCGGTGGACAAAATCATTTCTGGAGGATGGAGTTTACACCGGGGGAAGAAAATATATTTTCTCTCTCTACCCCGCTTAGATATAAGTTCATCCCTGGTTCGCCGCAAATGGTTGCATGGTGAAAACATCACCTTTCTCGTACCCGGGCCAGTGGAAAAGTTTTTGGATGAGAACAGGGAAGACGTTGTTTTCTATTGGAAAGGTTGAGAGGTTAAAAGATTAAGAGGTAAAGATGTTAGGAGAAAATTAAGGACTTTCTATTAACATTTACATTTTAGCCTGTTAAAGCCTGTGAGCAAATCTTTTTATCAACTTAATTCCCATGCTTTATTCCAGTCTTGGTTCCTTTCATGCTGGTACAAAAACTTGGACCCATCTAAAACTTGCTTGCGGACAGAGCATAATGGGATATTTTAGGTAAACAAATATTCTTTTTATTATCGATAGTTATGGTTAATATCGCAAAGTATTTAGTCCAATCATCCCGATGCTCTGCTTTTCCGCAAGCTTTGTCAAGATGGGTTACCCAAGCCGTTTGTAATGCATTTCAGAAACCAAGACTTTCAATCAGCGGTGAAAATAGGGTTTGGCTACAGGCCTTCTAACCTTTTTTCCCTCTAATCATACTTGACTGCGCTAATGCGCATGAGTTTTTCCCATTTATGAAAGGCCTGGATACGTCTAACTGTGCCGGTTTTACCGCGAATCACCAGGGAATGGGTCACAGCGCCATCTCCGGTATAGCGCACGCCCTTTAAGAAAGTTCCCCCGGATATGCCTGTTGCCGCAAAGAAGACATCTTCACTTTTGATCAGGGAATCAACAGTGAAGATCTGATTCAGATCATATCCAAGCTCTGCCAGAGCCTTTTTTTCGTGCTCTTTTTGAGGGTCAAGCTTGGCCAGAATCTGTCCTCCCAGGGCCTTAATAGCACAAGCAGCCAGCACGCCTTCTGGGGTACCACCCGTACCCATCATTATGTCGACTTCAGCCAAGGGGTCTACTGCCATGAGTGCACCAGCCACATCGCCATCTGTGTGCAGTTGGATTCTTGCTCCGGCCTGGCGGATTTCCTGGATCAGGTTTTTGTGCCTGGGTTTATCCAGGACAAAGACTACCAGGTCATCTACGTCTTTGCCCAGGGCCTTGGCTGTATTTTTCAGGTTTTCTTCAACCGGGGCATTGATATCGACCACATCTTTTGCCTCGTGGGGGACGACTAATTTTTTCATGTAATAACTTGGACCCGGATCATACATGGTCCCTTCAGGTGCTACTCCCACTACTGAAATGGCATTAGGCCGCCCAAAGGCCAGGAGATTGGTTCCTTCTACAGGGTCAACTGCCACATCAACCCTTGGTCCCATGCCTGTGCCCAAAGTTTCCCCGTTGTAAAGCATCGGGGCCTCGTCCTTTTCTCCTTCACCAATTATAACTTTGCCTGCGATGTCTATACTATCAAAGGACAGGCGCATGGCATCCACAGCAGCCTGATCTCCGGCATTCTTATCTCCTTTACCCAGCCATCGGGCTGAAGCCAGGGCTGCTGATTCTGTAACTCGCACCAGATCAAGGGCTAAATTTTTTTGCGGGGCTTCCATTTCTGCCTCTCGGATTGAATTATAAAGTGGTTTGTAAATTAATTCTAGCAGTTAATATTTAATTTAACCATTCAATCATTCAATTTAATCAACAAGCTTACTTTTCACAAATTCAACAATGTTTTCAGGAGTGAAACCATATTTTTGGGCCAGTTCTTTGGCCGGGGCAGAAGCTCCAAAATGGTCGAGGCCAAAGACTGCTCCAGCTAAACCAACGTATTTGTACCAGATATCTGCGCGTCCGGCCTCAATGGCAAATCTTTGCCGGACATTATCCGGAAGAAGAGTTTGTTTATACTCTTCGTCTTGCTCGTCAAACAGCTCCATGCACGGGACACTGATAACCCGAACTTTTTTGGGCTTCAATAGCTGCGCTACTGACATGGCCAGGTGGACTTCTGAACCGCTGGCCATGAGGATAATTTCCGGGTCGTGATCAGGTGGGTCGAGTAATATATAGGCTCCTCTTTTTACCCCATCTTCTATCTGTGGATACTGCTTTAGATCCAGTATGGGTAAACCCTGACGTGTAAACAAAAGAACACTCGGGCGATTATCCTGTTTTAATGCCAGAGAAAAACAGAATTTACTTTCGTTAGCATCAGCAGGTCTGAAAACCAGGAGATTAGGGATAAGACGCAATGAGCTGATATGTTCTACTGGCTGGTGAGTAGGGCCATCCTCGCCCACATAAAAGGAGTCGTGAGTAAAGATATGCAGGACAGGCAGTTTTTGCAGAGCGGACATGCGAATGGCACTGCGTTCATAGTCAGAAAAGACCAGAAAGGTGGCCCCCAGGGGAATTATTCCGCCATGCAAAGCCAGGCCGTTTAAAATTGCGCCCATGGGAAACTCTCTGACTCCAAATGCTAGATATCTTCCCTGTGGGTTAGTATTACTATTAAAAATGCCTGCTGTTTCCCTGAAATGAACAGTCTGGTTTGATGGATCAAGATCGGCTGAACCGCCCATTAGATTAGGTATTTGGTCTATGAGCTTGTTAAGGCATTGACCAAATGCCTTGCGTGTGGCCAGAGGTTTGTCCGGATCAAATTCGGGCCAGGAGAAGTTTCTCTCATTAGCCGGAGTGTGGATAAATTCCCAGAAGTTGGCTAGCTCGCGGTTTTTGTTCAAGTTGTTTTTTAAAGTTTCTTCCCATTCTTTTGCCTGTTCGCGCAAGCTGGGAAAGCGGCTCCGGAAATGGTCTGTAATTTCATCTGGCAGGTAAAATTCTTTATCCACGGGCAGGCCGAGTTTCTCTTTGGTTGCCTTGATCTCTTCTGGGGAGAACGGAGAGCCATGAGTGGCCTCACTGCCTTCTAAAGTGGCACTGCCTTTGGCCATTGTAGTATGGCCTATAATCAGGGTAGGTCTGTTTTTTTCTTCTCTGGCTTGCCTGATCGCCGTACGAATTTGTTCGTGATCGTGTCCGTCAATTTCAATTACCTGCCAGCAAAAACCTTCAAAAATCTTTTTGTAGTTGGAACCGTCGCATCTGGAAGTTGGGCCGGCGAGCTGTATTTTGTTACTGTCATAAAAAACAATCAGTTTGTTTAGTGCCCAAAGTCCTGCCAGAGCAGCACTGCCAAGGGCAATGGGTTCTTGCAGGTCTCCATCTGATGCAAGAACATAGGTGAAGTGATCACAGGTATCTGAGCCAAGTTTGGCCCGCAAAAAGGATTCGGCAACAGCCATGCCTACGG is a window from the Desulfovulcanus ferrireducens genome containing:
- the nadD gene encoding nicotinate (nicotinamide) nucleotide adenylyltransferase, which produces MKKIGLLGGSFNPVHIGHLRLALEVGEKMHLDEVHLVPAYIPPHKQTKNVLPFEWRVKMLEQSILGVDGLKLNLMEKERPEASYTYVTLESFLRREPETELFFILGSLDLLTVPQWFKGRELPYLANFVVVDRHGQTEDEIHEFVTSFWPVDKIISGGWSLHRGKKIYFLSLPRLDISSSLVRRKWLHGENITFLVPGPVEKFLDENREDVVFYWKG
- the glpX gene encoding class II fructose-bisphosphatase; the protein is MEAPQKNLALDLVRVTESAALASARWLGKGDKNAGDQAAVDAMRLSFDSIDIAGKVIIGEGEKDEAPMLYNGETLGTGMGPRVDVAVDPVEGTNLLAFGRPNAISVVGVAPEGTMYDPGPSYYMKKLVVPHEAKDVVDINAPVEENLKNTAKALGKDVDDLVVFVLDKPRHKNLIQEIRQAGARIQLHTDGDVAGALMAVDPLAEVDIMMGTGGTPEGVLAACAIKALGGQILAKLDPQKEHEKKALAELGYDLNQIFTVDSLIKSEDVFFAATGISGGTFLKGVRYTGDGAVTHSLVIRGKTGTVRRIQAFHKWEKLMRISAVKYD
- the tkt gene encoding transketolase; its protein translation is MSTLDQKTVNIIKGLIMDATRKANSGHPGGAMSSADFAYILYKEFLNFDPDNPEWFNRDRFILSAGHESMLLYSLLTLCGFLKIDDLKNFRQLGSRTPGHPEHDLTPGVEATTGPLGQGFAMAVGMAVAESFLRAKLGSDTCDHFTYVLASDGDLQEPIALGSAALAGLWALNKLIVFYDSNKIQLAGPTSRCDGSNYKKIFEGFCWQVIEIDGHDHEQIRTAIRQAREEKNRPTLIIGHTTMAKGSATLEGSEATHGSPFSPEEIKATKEKLGLPVDKEFYLPDEITDHFRSRFPSLREQAKEWEETLKNNLNKNRELANFWEFIHTPANERNFSWPEFDPDKPLATRKAFGQCLNKLIDQIPNLMGGSADLDPSNQTVHFRETAGIFNSNTNPQGRYLAFGVREFPMGAILNGLALHGGIIPLGATFLVFSDYERSAIRMSALQKLPVLHIFTHDSFYVGEDGPTHQPVEHISSLRLIPNLLVFRPADANESKFCFSLALKQDNRPSVLLFTRQGLPILDLKQYPQIEDGVKRGAYILLDPPDHDPEIILMASGSEVHLAMSVAQLLKPKKVRVISVPCMELFDEQDEEYKQTLLPDNVRQRFAIEAGRADIWYKYVGLAGAVFGLDHFGASAPAKELAQKYGFTPENIVEFVKSKLVD